One window of uncultured Desulfovibrio sp. genomic DNA carries:
- a CDS encoding phosphatase PAP2 family protein has translation MTSLNHQIFLAINASDAASPFAVWAGGALAEWPIGIAVLLTLLAIVRQKPRGFAVVLALRVVLTVAVSMGSACLIRMFHYNPRPFVLGIGRMLIAHEPTSSFPSLHATFLFSMAFALLLHKGSRGIALFVMLLGFATAWARIFVGVHYPLDMAGAFLTACLAAVAVKLCFHQARSGL, from the coding sequence ATGACTTCACTTAATCACCAGATTTTTCTTGCCATTAACGCCAGCGATGCGGCATCCCCTTTTGCAGTGTGGGCAGGGGGCGCACTGGCAGAGTGGCCCATAGGTATCGCGGTTTTGTTGACCCTGCTGGCTATTGTGCGGCAAAAGCCACGCGGCTTTGCCGTTGTTTTGGCTTTACGTGTGGTTTTGACCGTGGCGGTGTCCATGGGTTCAGCCTGCCTGATCCGAATGTTTCATTATAATCCCCGGCCCTTTGTGCTGGGGATTGGGCGAATGCTGATTGCCCACGAACCCACATCGTCATTTCCCAGTCTACACGCCACCTTTTTGTTTTCGATGGCGTTTGCCCTGCTTCTGCACAAGGGCTCGCGTGGCATTGCACTGTTTGTCATGCTGCTGGGGTTCGCTACTGCCTGGGCCAGAATTTTTGTGGGTGTGCACTACCCACTGGACATGGCGGGAGCATTTTTGACAGCTTGCCTTGCCGCAGTGGCGGTAAAACTCTGCTTTCACCAAGCCAGGTCTGGGCTGTAA
- a CDS encoding alpha/beta fold hydrolase, whose translation MQISTDGINWFYTTKGQGEPLLFLHGGLDTCENYETLLAELAKDFRVIAVDRRGHGRTADTDAPFEYALMAEELISFTQALDLPPFHIVGYSDGANLGLHMASRLPGKVKSLIAISGNYLIEGMSDGWLETVGNLSADFVREHMPEVAQQYEELNPAPKFESFISKTKELWESMDIIKPERLQTLQTPTLVVGGDRDIVLPVQLLDMKKLIPGASLLMLPYCGHFVFQDFAWSNTAASAVDVFKDFLTTRFSAHNADFF comes from the coding sequence ATGCAGATATCAACTGACGGAATCAACTGGTTTTATACAACAAAAGGGCAGGGGGAGCCTCTTCTCTTTTTGCACGGCGGGCTGGATACCTGCGAGAATTACGAAACCCTGCTGGCAGAGCTGGCAAAGGATTTCCGCGTTATTGCTGTTGACCGGCGCGGACACGGCAGAACAGCGGATACAGACGCGCCTTTTGAGTATGCCCTGATGGCGGAGGAGCTGATTTCTTTCACGCAGGCGCTTGACCTGCCGCCTTTTCACATCGTTGGTTACAGCGACGGGGCAAACCTCGGCTTGCATATGGCAAGCCGCCTGCCGGGCAAGGTAAAGAGTCTCATAGCCATATCCGGCAATTATCTTATTGAAGGTATGTCGGATGGTTGGCTGGAAACAGTTGGTAATCTGTCTGCGGATTTTGTTCGGGAGCATATGCCGGAAGTTGCGCAACAGTATGAGGAACTAAATCCGGCCCCCAAGTTCGAGAGTTTCATCAGCAAGACAAAAGAGCTGTGGGAGAGCATGGACATTATAAAGCCTGAGCGTCTGCAAACCCTGCAAACGCCAACGCTCGTTGTGGGCGGCGACCGGGATATCGTTTTGCCAGTGCAGCTTCTGGACATGAAAAAACTGATTCCGGGCGCCTCCCTGTTGATGCTGCCGTATTGTGGGCATTTTGTTTTTCAGGATTTTGCCTGGAGCAATACTGCGGCCTCTGCCGTAGACGTGTTCAAGGATTTTTTGACAACGCGCTTCAGCGCGCATAATGCGGATTTTTTCTGA
- a CDS encoding bacteriohemerythrin encodes MPKEYSDLRESICTMVASLDQALKDARRKGDEAHRLAADSELALQESRAAEAQVRQLLNDMRTASQKAATASSSIFSGIRELGQNMENVDRDVVHQRERMQEASQAIEQINSAIQSIALNTVKAADDAALAQQGAVSGAQGVRSAVLSIDQVKERILLLKETMTNLGQQAEGIGTVLGVISDIADQTNLLALNAAIEAARAGEAGRGFAVVADEVRKLAEKTMKATSEVGESLRNIQAKARENVQAVDAAAQDIVTSASAAEQAAEDVDRIAGFVQQAANEVSAIAASSQAQTAASEDVRRGAAEVNTIAKETAEHVNNSIRVLVEISGQAEELDAIVSAMGQGNLGGVVDSDQLICWTNDLSVGVAKIDEQHKALVALINELNSAMRQRRSEEVLAGVLDRLKQYTVKHFATEEEFFDRYGYAEAPAHKKAHRDLVEKVLAFEQELKSGRAKVTMEIMRFLKEWLVGHIMGTDKRYGPFLNGKGVQ; translated from the coding sequence ATGCCCAAAGAATACTCAGACCTGCGCGAAAGTATTTGCACTATGGTCGCCTCGCTGGATCAGGCCCTTAAAGATGCCCGGCGTAAAGGCGACGAAGCGCACCGGCTCGCGGCAGACAGCGAACTTGCATTGCAGGAAAGCCGCGCTGCGGAAGCGCAGGTGCGGCAACTGCTCAATGACATGCGTACCGCTTCGCAAAAAGCGGCCACTGCATCCTCGAGTATTTTTTCCGGTATCCGCGAACTTGGTCAAAACATGGAGAATGTGGATCGCGATGTGGTGCATCAGCGGGAAAGAATGCAGGAAGCCTCGCAAGCCATAGAGCAGATTAATTCCGCCATCCAGAGTATAGCGCTCAATACCGTTAAAGCTGCGGATGACGCTGCGTTGGCGCAGCAGGGGGCTGTGTCGGGCGCGCAGGGGGTGCGCTCGGCAGTTCTTTCTATTGATCAGGTTAAAGAGCGTATTCTGCTGCTCAAGGAAACCATGACCAATCTTGGACAACAGGCCGAGGGCATTGGAACTGTGCTGGGAGTTATTTCCGACATCGCGGATCAAACAAACCTGTTGGCCCTGAACGCCGCCATTGAGGCCGCCAGGGCAGGCGAAGCTGGCCGCGGATTCGCCGTGGTCGCCGACGAAGTGCGGAAGCTCGCGGAAAAGACAATGAAGGCCACCAGCGAGGTCGGCGAATCATTGAGAAATATTCAGGCCAAGGCGCGCGAAAATGTTCAGGCTGTGGATGCCGCCGCGCAAGATATTGTCACAAGCGCAAGCGCCGCCGAACAGGCCGCTGAAGATGTGGACAGGATTGCGGGATTTGTGCAGCAGGCCGCCAACGAAGTTTCTGCCATCGCGGCGTCCAGTCAGGCGCAGACCGCGGCGAGTGAAGATGTTCGCAGAGGTGCGGCTGAAGTCAACACCATCGCAAAGGAAACGGCGGAGCACGTCAATAATTCCATTCGCGTGCTTGTGGAAATATCTGGTCAGGCAGAAGAACTGGACGCCATCGTCAGCGCCATGGGGCAGGGAAATCTTGGCGGCGTTGTAGATTCTGACCAGCTTATATGCTGGACAAACGATCTTTCTGTAGGGGTTGCAAAGATAGATGAGCAGCACAAGGCTCTTGTGGCCCTTATCAATGAGCTGAATTCCGCCATGCGGCAACGCCGGTCAGAAGAGGTGCTTGCAGGCGTGCTGGACAGGCTGAAGCAATACACGGTAAAGCATTTTGCCACGGAAGAAGAATTTTTTGACCGCTATGGCTACGCAGAAGCGCCTGCGCACAAAAAAGCGCACCGTGATCTGGTAGAAAAAGTTTTGGCCTTTGAGCAGGAGCTTAAAAGTGGTCGCGCCAAGGTCACCATGGAAATCATGCGTTTTTTGAAAGAGTGGCTCGTGGGCCATATTATGGGTACGGATAAACGCTATGGCCCATTTCTTAATGGCAAGGGCGTGCAGTGA
- a CDS encoding ATP-binding cassette domain-containing protein, with amino-acid sequence MAFLSMQGVTLNLGGKPLLDSADFSVEVGDRLCLVGRNGAGKSSLLALLGGQMQPNSGMIIRPGTLIGQMPQDVPERWRGTVFSLVAEVLGEEGTALAAAHAGAEHSLELTSGWERYGDVLAVINHLGLDPDADFTSLSGGTKRRVALARALICSEDLILDEPTNHLDIATITWLEDFLLRKARTLIFVSHDRAFAKRLATRVVEIDRGKLHNYSCGFDRYPERREERLAAEERAFALQDKKLAQEEVWIRQGIKARRTRNMGRVRALVALRAERAERRDRQGNVCMAAQEAGRSGKLVIEADNISVGYPGQPPLIRNFSAIIQRGDRVGLIGENGTGKTSLIRVLLGEQQPTEGEVRLGTNLEISYFDQLRETLDPEASVMHSVAEGNDVVTVGGSTRHVAGYLQDFLFTPDRLRLPVKVLSGGERNRLLLAKLFTRPSNVLVLDEPTNDLDAETLDLLEELIADYSGTVLVVSHDRSFLDNLVTSVIALEGDGMAHEYVGAYTDWLRQRSTPAQERKPEEKFVRTNQRPASDKPRRRSFKEQREFEQLGQELEALPERMDALEQEQKTLEATLADPELFARDPDAFAKITDRLVALETEQTELLLRWEFAEQRLQELGELAG; translated from the coding sequence TTGGCATTTTTGAGCATGCAGGGTGTTACCCTGAACCTCGGCGGCAAGCCGCTACTGGACTCGGCGGATTTTTCGGTTGAAGTGGGCGACAGGCTTTGCCTCGTGGGTCGCAACGGCGCGGGCAAGTCATCGCTGCTGGCGCTGCTCGGCGGGCAGATGCAGCCCAATTCCGGCATGATTATCCGCCCCGGCACGCTCATAGGCCAGATGCCGCAGGATGTGCCGGAACGCTGGCGCGGCACGGTTTTTTCTCTGGTGGCGGAGGTCCTGGGCGAGGAGGGCACGGCCCTTGCCGCCGCACATGCCGGGGCCGAGCACAGCCTTGAGCTGACCAGCGGCTGGGAGCGCTACGGGGATGTGCTTGCCGTCATCAATCATCTGGGGCTGGATCCCGATGCGGATTTTACCTCCCTCTCCGGCGGCACCAAGCGCCGCGTGGCTCTGGCGCGGGCGCTGATCTGCTCAGAAGACCTCATTCTGGACGAACCTACCAACCATCTGGATATCGCCACCATCACCTGGTTGGAAGATTTTTTGCTGCGCAAGGCCCGCACCCTGATTTTTGTCAGCCATGACCGGGCCTTTGCCAAGCGCCTTGCTACGCGTGTTGTGGAGATCGACCGGGGCAAGCTGCACAACTATTCCTGTGGATTCGACCGTTACCCCGAGCGGCGCGAAGAACGCCTTGCCGCCGAGGAGCGCGCCTTTGCACTGCAAGACAAAAAACTTGCGCAGGAGGAAGTGTGGATTCGGCAGGGCATCAAGGCCCGCCGCACGCGCAACATGGGCCGGGTGCGCGCGCTTGTGGCTCTGCGGGCCGAGCGTGCCGAGCGGCGCGACAGACAGGGCAACGTATGTATGGCCGCGCAGGAGGCTGGTCGCTCGGGCAAGCTGGTTATTGAGGCCGACAATATTTCAGTCGGCTACCCTGGCCAGCCGCCGCTTATCCGCAATTTTTCCGCAATCATTCAGCGGGGCGACCGCGTGGGCCTGATCGGCGAAAACGGTACGGGTAAAACATCGCTTATCCGCGTTCTACTGGGCGAGCAGCAGCCCACTGAAGGCGAGGTGCGCCTCGGTACCAATCTTGAAATCAGCTATTTCGATCAGTTACGCGAAACGCTCGACCCGGAAGCCAGCGTCATGCACAGCGTTGCCGAGGGCAACGACGTGGTCACGGTAGGCGGCAGCACGCGCCATGTTGCAGGATATTTACAGGATTTTCTCTTCACTCCCGACCGCCTGCGCCTGCCGGTCAAGGTGCTCTCCGGCGGCGAGCGCAATCGCCTGCTGTTGGCAAAGCTATTTACCCGGCCATCCAACGTGCTGGTGCTGGACGAACCCACCAACGATCTGGATGCGGAAACCCTTGATCTCCTCGAAGAGCTGATTGCGGATTATTCCGGCACCGTGCTTGTGGTCAGCCATGACCGTAGTTTTCTGGATAATCTTGTCACCAGCGTCATCGCGCTGGAGGGCGACGGCATGGCGCACGAGTATGTTGGTGCGTATACCGACTGGCTGCGCCAGCGCTCGACCCCTGCGCAGGAGCGCAAGCCGGAAGAAAAATTCGTCCGCACAAACCAGCGCCCCGCCTCGGATAAGCCCCGCAGGCGCAGTTTTAAGGAACAGCGGGAATTTGAACAGCTGGGCCAAGAGCTGGAAGCCCTGCCAGAGCGTATGGATGCTCTGGAGCAGGAGCAGAAAACTCTGGAAGCAACACTTGCCGATCCGGAACTGTTCGCCCGCGATCCAGATGCTTTTGCCAAAATCACAGATCGGCTGGTGGCGCTGGAAACAGAGCAAACCGAGCTGCTGCTGCGCTGGGAATTTGCGGAGCAGCGTCTGCAAGAGCTGGGAGAACTGGCCGGGTAG
- a CDS encoding dienelactone hydrolase family protein: protein MRSAKIFCWCFLFVFFGGLGHALAGDIQVHEATQTTSQGPVAVKAFLAAGQGPHPAIIVLHGSQGLDKFRAFYERNATQLARAGFDTYVLDYYNEQDVACSKTVETRRANFSKRIGAWSQMVSDVVTDVLAQGQKARPVGIVGFSQGGYLGTSVASKDTRIAALVVYYGGIPAQRRADGKLPITHMPPLLELHGDADTVVPMERGKELVELTRSLGQTAEMVIYPGAGHGFNRSAATDAEQRTLEFFQRVLMGKR, encoded by the coding sequence ATGCGGAGCGCAAAAATCTTTTGCTGGTGTTTTCTGTTTGTATTTTTTGGTGGATTGGGCCACGCCCTTGCGGGCGATATTCAGGTTCACGAAGCCACGCAAACGACATCCCAGGGGCCGGTTGCAGTTAAGGCCTTTCTCGCCGCCGGGCAAGGGCCGCACCCGGCTATCATCGTCCTGCACGGCAGCCAGGGGCTGGATAAATTTCGGGCATTTTATGAGCGCAACGCCACACAGCTCGCCCGCGCGGGTTTTGATACCTATGTGCTGGATTATTATAATGAGCAGGATGTCGCATGCTCCAAAACTGTGGAAACACGGCGTGCAAATTTTTCAAAGCGCATAGGCGCATGGTCGCAGATGGTCAGCGATGTTGTGACAGACGTGCTTGCGCAGGGGCAGAAGGCGCGCCCTGTCGGCATTGTGGGCTTCTCTCAGGGGGGATATCTGGGCACATCCGTAGCCAGCAAGGATACAAGAATCGCGGCGCTGGTTGTGTATTACGGCGGCATCCCCGCTCAACGCAGGGCTGACGGCAAGCTCCCCATTACCCACATGCCGCCCCTGCTGGAACTGCACGGCGATGCGGATACCGTTGTGCCCATGGAAAGAGGCAAGGAACTGGTGGAACTGACCCGTAGCCTTGGGCAAACCGCGGAGATGGTCATCTACCCCGGCGCGGGGCACGGCTTTAACCGCTCTGCCGCCACAGACGCGGAGCAGCGGACGCTGGAGTTTTTTCAGCGGGTGCTGATGGGCAAACGGTAA